The following is a genomic window from Opitutus sp. GAS368.
CACGACGGTGACGGTGCCGCCCGGATTCTACCAGCCGATCTTCGCCGTGCGCGAGATGACCACCAAGGTGACGATCTGGGACGGCGCCACGATCGTCATGGGCGGCCTGACGCGCGAGGACGTGAAGAAGGTCAGCGACAAAGTGCCGGTGCTCGGCAGCCTGCCCGGCATCGGCCGGCTGTTCCGCAGCCAGGGGGAGAGCACGCAGAAACGCAACCTGCTGATCTTCGTCACCGCGAACCTCGTCAGTCCCGGCGGCTCGCTGAAAAAGCAGACGGGGACGGGCGTGACGCCCGGCACGCTTTACCAGAATCCCACGATCGTGACGCCCGCCGGCCCGGCCCCGCGGAAGTAGCGAGCGGCGCCACAAAATAGGTTTACGCGCCGCGGGTTTGCGGTTTGCGTCGGGCGATGGCGAAATGGCTTTTGGTGGACGGCTACAACATGGCGTTCCGGGCGTTCTACGGGATGCCCGAGCTGACGCGGGCCGACGGTTTCCCGACCGGGGCGCTGCACGGCTGGGTGAAGACCATGTGGCGGCTGCAGGACCAGGAGAAGCCCGACGCCATGGTGGTGTTTTTCGACCTCGGCGGCTCCCAGGACCGGCTGGCCCTGCACCCGGAATACAAGGCGCAGCGCAAGGAGACGCCCGAGCCGCTGGAGAAGCAGATCCCGGTGATCAAGGAGCTGACGCGGGCGATGGGCCTCGTGGGCGTGGAGCTGGACGGCGTGGAGTCGGACGACCTGCTGGCCGCGCAGGCGCGGATCCTGGCGCGAGCGGGGCACGAGGTGCTCATCGTGAGCGCCGACAAGGATTTTGCCCAATGCGTGGACGGGCGGATCAAAATCCTGCTCCCGCCGCCGACCGCCAACCCGAAGCTCGGCTGGCGCGTGCTCGACCCGGCCGGGGTGGTGGAGAAATTCGGCGTGCCGCCCGCGCAGATCGCGGAGTATCTGGCGTTGATCGGCGACACCTCGGACAACATTCCCGGCATCAGCGGCGTCGGCCCGAAGACGGCGGTGAAGTGGTTCCAGGAGTTCGCGAGCCTCGAGGGCATCATCGCGCACGCCGCGGAGCTGAAGCCCGAGCGTTTCCGCGAGGTGGTCGCCCGGGAGGCCGACAAGCTGCGGATGAACCTGAAGCTGACCACGCTGCCCGCGGAGTCGCCGCTGCCGTCCGTGGCGGCGGGCGAGCCGCAGGCGGGCGAACTGTTCGCCCTGCTGGAAAAACTCGAGATGAAGTCGAGCCTGACCGAGGCGAAGGAGCGTTACTCGGGGCAGAAAGAGCTGTTCTGAACCGGCGCCAGTGCGGCGGCCTGACAAAAGGCTGTTTTGGGAGGCAAACCGGACTTGCCAACGCGAGCGGGCAAACAAGTATCGGGTCAGGAGACGCCCATGGACAAAAAGACCATCATGAAGGAAATCATCGCCAAGGTGGGCCGCGAGCGGGCCATCGACATGGTGATGCAGTCCTACAACACCGAGCTCCTCACGACCCTGCTCAACCGCCTGGAAGAAGGAAAACCGAAGATGATCGGCGGCTACAAGCGGCGCGACCACCTGGAGGCCGCGCTGCAGCGCGTGGTGGAAGTTTGCGAACTGGCCTGATGACAGAGGACGGAGGACAGAGGACGGAGGACAGAATACAGAGGACGGAAGACGGAGGACGGAAGGGAATTAACTTACGGGCCAACAATGAATGAAGCATGCAAATCAGCCACTTCACGGAGCTCCGGGTGTATCAACGTTCATCTGAACTGGCCGGGCAGATATTTCTGCTCTCCTAGCATTGGCCGCCGGAAGAAAGGTTTGCGCTGACTGATCAGATCCGTCGCGCGGCGCGTTCAGTGGGGGCCAATGTCTCGGAAGCTTGGGGCAAACGACGCTATGAGGCGCACTTCCTCAGCAAACTGTCCGATGCTGACGCCGAGAATCACGAAACCGAGCACTGGTTGCTCACGGCCAAGCGTGACGGCTATTTAACGGACTCGGAATTTGGCGGACTGCTGGAAATCAAAAAAGACGTTGGCCGGATGCTGGGTGCAATCATGCAAAATCCCGGCCCCTTCCTGCTCGGGTAGCCGTCCTCTGTCTTCCGTGCTCCGTCCTCTGCTACTTCGTCGGCGGCTCGAAGATGTAGCCGATGCCGTGGACGGTCCGGAAGCAGTCGAGGGAGAGTCCGTTCTTCTCGAAAGCCGCGCGCACCTTGACGATGTATTGGTCGAGCGAGCGGCTGCGGATGTCGGCGTGCATGCCCCAGACGGAATGGATCAGCTCCTTGCGGGTGATGACGACGCCGACGTGGGTGTGGAGGTAGGCGAGGATGCCCAGCTCCTTGCGGCCGGTCTTGAGCGTGACGCCGTTGGGGAAATCGAGCTCGAGGCGCTCCGGGTGCACCTTGACGCCGAGAAACTCGAAGGGGCCGTCGGTGGTGCGGACGTTCTTGGTGACGTTGAAATCCGTCTGGCCCTCGGCGCGGCGGAGGACGGCATTGATGCGGGCGACCAGCTCGGTGTAGCTGAAGGGCTTGGTGATGTAGTCATCCCCGCCGAGGTTGAGGCCCTTGACCTTGTCCTCGTCCTGCGAGTTGGCGGTGAGGAAGATGGCCGGGGTGTTGATGTCCTGCTCCTTCATCTGCCGGAGGAGATCGAAGCCGGAACCTTCCGGCATGTTGACGTCGAGCAGGACCAGGTTGGCGAAATTGTGCTGGAGGAAGCGCAGCGCGGGGGCAATGCGGTTGTAAGCCTGGATGTTCATGCCGGCATCCTCGAGATGCTGCGCGATGACTTTCGACAGCTCTTCCTCGTCTTCGACGACGACAATCAGGGGGCGGGGTTCGGCGCACATGGTGGGATGACAGAGGAGTGTCGGGCTTGCTTTTACAATTAAGCGGCGGGTTGTCAAAGCCTTGTTGCAAGGTTTCACAGGCACTTGGAGCGGAGAGATTTCTTGTCATTCCGGCCCGGAGGCGTTCGCTCGTGGCTGATGAAAGTCACTTTGGGGCTGCTCCAACACGCCTGCGCCGCGTCGCCGGCCGAAAATCTCAAGAAAACCCTCGCGCTGGCCGAACAGGCCGCGAAGAAGGGCGCCAGGATCATTTGCACGCAGGAGCTCTTTCGCTCGCAGTATTTCTGCCAGAGCGAGAACCACGACTATTTCAAGCTGGCCGAGCCGATCCCGGGGCCCAGCACGGTGGCTTTCCAGAAACTCGCGAAGAAGCACAAGGTCGTGATCATCGCGTCGCTGTTCGAGAAGCGCGCCGGCGGGCTTTACCACAACACCGCGGTCATCATTGATGCGGACGGCAAACTGCTCGGCATCTACCGGAAGATGCACATCCCGGACGATCCGCTCTACTACGAGAAATTCTACTTCACCCCCGGCGACACGGGCTTCAAGGCCTGGCAGACCAAGTATGGCAAGATCGGCGTGCTCATCTGCTGGGACCAGTGGTATCCCGAGGGCGCGCGACTCACGGCACTGCAGGGCGCGGAGATCCTGTTCTACCCGACGGCGATCGGCTGGCATCCCAGCGAGAAGCAGGAATTCGGGACCGACCAGCACGGCGCGTGGGAGACCATCCAGCGCTCGCACGGCGTCGCCAACGGCTGCTATGTCGCGGTCACCAACCGCATCGGCACCGAGACGCCCATTGGCGGCGACGGCATCGAGTTCTGGGGCCAGAGCTTCGTCGCGGGCACCAGCGGGCAGATCCTCGCCAAGGCCAGCGTCAACAAGGAGGAAATCCTCCTCGTGCCGATCGACCTGGGCAAGGTGGACGTCACCCGCACGCACTGGCCGTTCCTGCGCGACCGGCGCATCGACGCCTACGGCGACCTGACCAAACGCTACATCGACTGAATCACCCGTGGTGGAGGGCTCGCGTCCCTGCGAGCCGGCCCGCAGAAACGCGGGCCCTCCATCCGCACCACGATGTCCGCGTCGAAATTCACCAACACGCCCGCCGCCCTCGGCTTCCGCATGCCGGCCGAGTGGGAGCCACAGGCCGCCCTCTGGCTGTCCTGGCCGCACAACCGGGAGACGTGGCCCGGCCAGTTCCGACCGATCCCCGGCGTGTTCGCCGGCATCGTCGCGCAGATCAGCCGCTTTGAGCCGGTGCGGATCAATTGCGCCGCCGCGTTGCAGCCGCGGGCCCGGCGCCTGTGCGGGCAGGCCGGCGCCGACCTGACGCGGGTCACCTTCTACAACCACCCGACCAACGACGCCTGGTGCCGCGATCACGGCCCGATCTTTGTGCGGAACGACCGGTCGCGCGAAGTCGCCGTGACCGACTGGGTGCACAATGCCTGGGGCAACAAGTATCCGCCCTACGACCTCGACAACCAGATCCCGCCGCGCATCGCGCAGAAGCTCGGGATGCGCCGCTTCGAGAACGACATGGTGCTCGAGGGCGGCTCGATCGACGTGAACGGCCAGGGCCTGCTGCTGACGAGCGAGCAGTGCCTGCTGAACAAGAACCGCAACCCGCACCTGTTCCGCGAGGAAATCGAGCGAAACCTGATGGATTACCTCGGGGTGAAGCAGGTGCTGTGGGTGGGCGAGGGGATCGTCGGCGACGACACCGACGGCCATATCGACGACATCACGCGCTTCTTCAAGCCCGACGGCTTCGTCACCGTGGTGGAGCCGAACAAGCGCGACCCGAACCACAAGCTGCTCGAGGAAAATCTGGAACGTCTGAAAGGCTTTCGCACGCCGGCCGGCAAGAAGTTCGACATCGTGAAGCTGCCGATGCCGAAGCCGTTCGGTTTCCGCGGCCAGCAGGTGCCGGCCAGCTACGCGAATTTCCTCGTCATCAACGGCGCGGTGCTCGTGCCGCAGTTCCGGCAGAAGAAACGCGATGCCGAAGTGTGTGCAATCATCGGGAACTGCTTCCCGGGGCGGGAGGTCATTCCGATCGATTGCTACCACCTGATCTGGGGCCTCGGCACCCTGCACTGCATCTCGCAGCAGCAGCCCGCCTGAACCTCCTTTTCTGTCATTCGGCGCAGCGCGAAGAATCCATCATGATATCCGCAATCAACCATCCCGATGGAGCCTTCACTTCGTTCAGGATGACACCCCATAAACCATGAAACTCATTCGAAGCTTCCTTTTGCTGGTGGCGTCCGCCTTTTTGCTCGGCGGCTGCGAATCCATGGAGGACCGTTTCAGTGCGGTGCCGCCCAAGGTGCAGGTGTTCAAT
Proteins encoded in this region:
- a CDS encoding 5'-3' exonuclease H3TH domain-containing protein — protein: MAKWLLVDGYNMAFRAFYGMPELTRADGFPTGALHGWVKTMWRLQDQEKPDAMVVFFDLGGSQDRLALHPEYKAQRKETPEPLEKQIPVIKELTRAMGLVGVELDGVESDDLLAAQARILARAGHEVLIVSADKDFAQCVDGRIKILLPPPTANPKLGWRVLDPAGVVEKFGVPPAQIAEYLALIGDTSDNIPGISGVGPKTAVKWFQEFASLEGIIAHAAELKPERFREVVAREADKLRMNLKLTTLPAESPLPSVAAGEPQAGELFALLEKLEMKSSLTEAKERYSGQKELF
- a CDS encoding response regulator transcription factor, with product MCAEPRPLIVVVEDEEELSKVIAQHLEDAGMNIQAYNRIAPALRFLQHNFANLVLLDVNMPEGSGFDLLRQMKEQDINTPAIFLTANSQDEDKVKGLNLGGDDYITKPFSYTELVARINAVLRRAEGQTDFNVTKNVRTTDGPFEFLGVKVHPERLELDFPNGVTLKTGRKELGILAYLHTHVGVVITRKELIHSVWGMHADIRSRSLDQYIVKVRAAFEKNGLSLDCFRTVHGIGYIFEPPTK
- a CDS encoding carbon-nitrogen hydrolase is translated as MKVTLGLLQHACAASPAENLKKTLALAEQAAKKGARIICTQELFRSQYFCQSENHDYFKLAEPIPGPSTVAFQKLAKKHKVVIIASLFEKRAGGLYHNTAVIIDADGKLLGIYRKMHIPDDPLYYEKFYFTPGDTGFKAWQTKYGKIGVLICWDQWYPEGARLTALQGAEILFYPTAIGWHPSEKQEFGTDQHGAWETIQRSHGVANGCYVAVTNRIGTETPIGGDGIEFWGQSFVAGTSGQILAKASVNKEEILLVPIDLGKVDVTRTHWPFLRDRRIDAYGDLTKRYID
- a CDS encoding agmatine deiminase family protein, with protein sequence MSASKFTNTPAALGFRMPAEWEPQAALWLSWPHNRETWPGQFRPIPGVFAGIVAQISRFEPVRINCAAALQPRARRLCGQAGADLTRVTFYNHPTNDAWCRDHGPIFVRNDRSREVAVTDWVHNAWGNKYPPYDLDNQIPPRIAQKLGMRRFENDMVLEGGSIDVNGQGLLLTSEQCLLNKNRNPHLFREEIERNLMDYLGVKQVLWVGEGIVGDDTDGHIDDITRFFKPDGFVTVVEPNKRDPNHKLLEENLERLKGFRTPAGKKFDIVKLPMPKPFGFRGQQVPASYANFLVINGAVLVPQFRQKKRDAEVCAIIGNCFPGREVIPIDCYHLIWGLGTLHCISQQQPA